Part of the Synechococcales cyanobacterium T60_A2020_003 genome, TCATCCTGGCATTTTACGCCGCAGAGCGGCGGGGAATCGACCCGCAGGGATTGAACGCTCCAATGCCTGGATGGAGCGGTGTAAAATCTTGGTCAAGAACTTTGAGAGAACCTTGGATAACGCCACGACCAAAATCAACCTCTGCTTTGTCAGGCTGATGCTTAAGCGCCTTGCTGCCTCTCCTTGAGATCTCAAATGGGTTCTATAGACCTAAGATAGATTCAACACTCAAAGCTTTCATATTGCAATTGAGAGGATGCAAGAGCATAGCCTCCACGTAGGAAGACATCCCTGCATCCCGTTAGATTCAACCTCATTGAG contains:
- a CDS encoding transposase, giving the protein HPGILRRRAAGNRPAGIERSNAWMERCKILVKNFERTLDNATTKINLCFVRLMLKRLAASP